A DNA window from candidate division KSB1 bacterium contains the following coding sequences:
- a CDS encoding AAA family ATPase produces the protein MARTISISNQKGGVGKTTTAVNLSACIAVAENPVLVVDIDPQANTTSGLGVDPRKVRNSIYEVLINDLDVNQAIIKTELEYLDLLPSHVRLVGAEVELVGAMSREQILKRALSRLAKSYRYIFIDCPPSLGLLTLNALTAADSVLIPIQCEYYALEGLSQLLNTIRLVQKHLNSRLEIEGVLLTMYDGRLNLSRQVAEDVRKYFGEKVYNTAILRNVRLSEAPSYGKPIILYDAVCSGAENYMSLASEILKNGYQPVGKRAASAHS, from the coding sequence ATGGCGAGGACAATTTCGATTTCGAACCAGAAAGGTGGCGTGGGCAAGACTACGACGGCAGTCAATCTGTCAGCCTGCATCGCCGTGGCGGAGAATCCGGTGTTGGTGGTGGATATTGATCCACAGGCCAATACTACCAGCGGCTTGGGCGTGGATCCGCGCAAGGTCAGAAACAGCATCTACGAAGTCCTCATCAATGACCTGGACGTCAATCAGGCGATCATCAAAACCGAATTGGAGTATTTGGATTTACTGCCTTCTCATGTCCGGCTGGTGGGGGCAGAGGTCGAGCTGGTTGGCGCGATGTCACGGGAACAGATACTCAAGCGCGCGCTCTCCCGGCTGGCAAAATCCTACCGCTACATTTTTATCGACTGCCCGCCCTCGCTGGGTCTGCTCACCCTCAACGCGCTCACAGCCGCGGATTCGGTTCTGATTCCAATTCAATGTGAATACTACGCTCTCGAGGGTTTGAGTCAGTTGTTGAACACCATCCGGCTGGTGCAGAAGCACCTCAACTCCCGCCTGGAAATCGAGGGCGTGCTGTTGACGATGTACGATGGCCGGCTGAATCTCAGCCGGCAGGTGGCGGAGGATGTGCGCAAATACTTTGGCGAGAAAGTTTACAACACGGCGATTTTGCGCAACGTTCGGTTGAGTGAAGCGCCGAGTTACGGCAAGCCCATCATCCTGTATGATGCGGTGTGCAGCGGCGCGGAAAACTACATGAGTCTGGCATCCGAGATCTTGAAGAATGGCTACCAACCGGTTGGGAAGAGGGCTGCAAGCGCTCATTCCTGA
- a CDS encoding ParB/RepB/Spo0J family partition protein, which translates to MATNRLGRGLQALIPELSNSDSGKSESVREIEIARITANPFQPRVEFDPARLEELKQSILQNGLITPVTVRPLGANYQLIAGERRLRAVQELGYTHIPAFVLDIKDDRQLLELAIVENVQREDLNPIEEARGYQRLIEECHLTQEVVAQKVGKDRVTIANALRLLKLAEPIQESLKKGELTAGHARALLTVTDKQKQLALWKKTVKQQLSVRQVEKLARTASNGAAQIAGRKLRSVAADVQQAEDMLRRKLGTQVRIEKKGKGGVIEIEFYSADDLERLLELLQNI; encoded by the coding sequence ATGGCTACCAACCGGTTGGGAAGAGGGCTGCAAGCGCTCATTCCTGAACTCAGCAACAGCGACAGCGGCAAGTCCGAATCGGTTCGGGAGATTGAAATCGCCAGGATCACGGCCAACCCCTTTCAGCCCCGCGTGGAATTCGACCCTGCCCGTCTGGAGGAGCTCAAACAATCCATCCTGCAAAACGGTCTGATCACTCCCGTCACCGTCCGGCCGCTCGGCGCGAATTATCAGCTCATCGCCGGCGAACGCCGTTTGCGTGCGGTGCAGGAGCTCGGCTACACGCACATCCCCGCCTTCGTGCTCGACATCAAAGATGACCGGCAATTGCTGGAGCTGGCCATTGTCGAAAACGTGCAGCGCGAGGATCTCAATCCCATCGAAGAGGCACGCGGCTATCAGCGCCTGATCGAGGAATGTCATCTTACCCAGGAGGTGGTGGCGCAGAAGGTGGGCAAGGACCGCGTGACCATCGCCAATGCGCTGCGCCTGTTGAAACTGGCCGAGCCGATCCAGGAGAGTTTGAAGAAGGGCGAGCTCACCGCCGGCCATGCGCGCGCGCTGCTGACCGTGACCGACAAGCAAAAGCAGCTCGCACTCTGGAAAAAAACCGTCAAGCAGCAACTCAGTGTGCGGCAGGTCGAGAAACTCGCACGCACGGCAAGTAACGGCGCCGCCCAAATTGCCGGTCGGAAGTTGCGCAGCGTTGCCGCCGACGTGCAGCAGGCGGAGGACATGCTGCGTCGCAAACTGGGAACGCAGGTGCGCATCGAGAAAAAAGGCAAAGGCGGCGTGATCGAGATCGAGTTTTACTCTGCCGATGATCTCGAGCGCCTCCTCGAACTGCTGCAGAACATCTGA
- a CDS encoding ectonucleotide pyrophosphatase/phosphodiesterase produces the protein MQLKRLAVLAGLILAGGIRPAAAQEAVGPGNRITDLAPTVILISIDGFRHDYLDRAAAPNLQRLARNGVRAHGMIPAFPSKTFPNHYTLVTGLYPEHHGIVSNTMLDPEGKARFRISDRAAVEDSRWWGGEPLWVTAQKQGQLTATYFWVGSEAEILGTRPAYWKRYAHNTPNRARVAQVLAWLDLPKPQRPTLITLYFSTVDEAGHEFGPDSPEVMQAVAAIDTVIGTLLEGLAARDIFQQVNLIIVSDHGMAATSAGRVIHLDDYLDLQQVDVIDWTPVLALLPRPGEEEAVYQKLKGAHPHLQVYRKAEVPERFHFRGHRRIMPIIGLADEGWTISTRGRNRRPRGGDHGYDNLLPSMRATFIAHGPAFKSQLQVAPFQNIHVYNLACEILHLVPAPNDGSLDSVRTMLK, from the coding sequence ATGCAACTGAAAAGGCTGGCCGTGCTCGCGGGGTTGATTCTTGCCGGCGGCATCCGTCCAGCGGCGGCACAGGAAGCCGTCGGGCCTGGCAACCGCATCACAGACCTCGCCCCCACCGTCATCCTGATTTCAATCGACGGCTTTCGTCATGATTATTTGGACCGGGCCGCGGCGCCCAACCTCCAGCGTTTGGCGCGGAACGGCGTGCGCGCACATGGCATGATTCCCGCCTTCCCGAGCAAGACGTTTCCGAATCACTACACCCTCGTCACCGGGCTCTATCCTGAGCATCACGGCATTGTCTCCAACACCATGTTGGATCCCGAAGGCAAGGCACGCTTTCGCATCAGCGACCGCGCCGCGGTGGAGGACAGCCGCTGGTGGGGCGGCGAACCGCTGTGGGTGACGGCACAAAAGCAGGGACAGCTCACTGCCACCTATTTCTGGGTGGGTTCAGAGGCGGAAATACTCGGCACACGCCCGGCTTATTGGAAGCGCTACGCGCACAACACCCCCAACCGCGCGCGTGTGGCCCAAGTGCTGGCCTGGCTCGACCTGCCCAAACCGCAGCGGCCGACGCTGATCACGCTGTATTTCAGCACCGTTGACGAGGCCGGCCACGAGTTCGGGCCGGATTCGCCGGAGGTGATGCAAGCCGTGGCAGCGATCGACACGGTGATCGGCACCCTGCTGGAGGGACTGGCGGCGCGCGACATTTTCCAGCAAGTCAACCTCATCATCGTCTCCGATCATGGCATGGCCGCCACCAGTGCCGGGCGCGTCATCCACCTCGACGATTATCTTGATTTGCAGCAGGTTGATGTGATCGACTGGACGCCGGTGCTGGCACTGCTGCCCCGTCCGGGGGAGGAAGAGGCAGTCTACCAGAAATTGAAAGGGGCACATCCGCATCTGCAGGTATATCGCAAGGCGGAAGTCCCCGAACGCTTTCATTTCCGCGGGCATCGCCGCATTATGCCGATCATCGGCCTGGCGGACGAAGGCTGGACCATCAGCACTCGTGGCCGCAACCGGCGGCCGCGCGGCGGCGACCACGGCTATGACAATCTGCTGCCCTCCATGCGCGCCACCTTTATCGCACACGGCCCGGCCTTCAAAAGCCAATTGCAGGTGGCGCCGTTCCAAAACATTCATGTCTACAATCTGGCATGTGAGATCTTGCACCTCGTGCCGGCACCCAATGACGGCAGCCTGGATTCCGTGCGCACGATGCTGAAATAA
- a CDS encoding NCS1 family nucleobase:cation symporter-1 produces the protein MAASDLYNEDLAPTTLSQRTWSLWNIAALWIGMAVCIPTYMLAAGLIDRGMSWRQALFTIILGNVIVLIPMVLNAHAGTKYGIPFPVLLRASFGTIGSNIAALMRAVVACGWFGIQTWIGGSAIYALLGVLFGLRPGIDDTVISWLGISLPQLGCFLLFWVINVAIILAGTESIRWLETLSAPFLLAIGLGLLYWAVINAGGLANILSAETVAKIKASAGTGEVSFWKIFFPSLTGMVGFWATLSLNIPDFTRFARSQRDQMLGQAIGLPTTMGLYAFIGIAVTCATVIIYGEAVWDPVQLLAKFDAPVTVVLSLVSITIATLTTNIAANVVSPANDFSNLRPALISYKTGGLITAVIGVLIMPWRLLLDLGNYIFVWLIGYSALLGPIGGIMICDYFFIRRRHLNVEDLYRRHGEYTYRNGINWRAVLALFLAILPNVPGFLNAATAQPVFPAFFNQIYTYAWFVGLLLAMGLYYLFMRQAVRQRPASS, from the coding sequence ATGGCTGCTTCCGATCTCTATAACGAAGACCTGGCACCCACCACGCTCAGCCAGCGCACCTGGTCGCTGTGGAACATTGCGGCCTTGTGGATCGGCATGGCTGTCTGCATTCCCACCTACATGCTCGCCGCCGGTTTGATTGACAGGGGCATGAGCTGGCGCCAGGCGCTGTTCACCATCATACTCGGCAACGTCATCGTGCTCATCCCCATGGTGCTCAACGCCCATGCCGGCACCAAATACGGCATACCGTTTCCGGTGCTGCTGCGTGCCTCCTTCGGCACCATTGGGTCGAACATTGCTGCATTGATGCGTGCCGTGGTGGCCTGCGGCTGGTTCGGCATTCAAACCTGGATTGGCGGCAGCGCGATCTATGCCTTGCTGGGTGTGCTCTTCGGTCTGCGCCCCGGCATCGACGACACCGTCATCTCCTGGCTCGGCATCTCGCTGCCGCAGCTCGGCTGCTTCCTGCTCTTTTGGGTCATCAATGTTGCCATCATTCTCGCAGGCACGGAATCGATCCGCTGGCTGGAGACGCTGTCGGCGCCGTTTCTGCTCGCCATCGGGTTGGGTCTGCTCTATTGGGCGGTGATCAACGCCGGCGGCCTGGCCAACATTCTTTCCGCCGAAACCGTGGCCAAGATCAAGGCCTCGGCAGGCACCGGCGAGGTGTCCTTCTGGAAAATTTTCTTCCCCTCGCTGACCGGCATGGTCGGCTTTTGGGCCACACTGTCGCTCAATATTCCAGACTTCACCCGCTTTGCCCGCAGCCAGCGTGATCAGATGCTCGGACAAGCCATAGGGCTGCCAACCACCATGGGGCTGTACGCCTTCATCGGCATTGCGGTCACCTGTGCGACCGTGATCATCTACGGCGAGGCCGTTTGGGATCCGGTGCAGTTGCTGGCCAAATTCGACGCGCCGGTGACCGTGGTGCTCTCCCTGGTTTCCATCACCATCGCAACGCTCACCACCAACATTGCGGCCAATGTGGTTTCACCGGCCAATGATTTCTCCAATCTGCGGCCAGCACTGATTTCCTACAAAACCGGCGGCCTGATCACGGCGGTGATCGGCGTGCTGATCATGCCCTGGCGGCTGCTGTTGGATTTGGGCAACTACATCTTTGTCTGGCTGATCGGCTACAGCGCTCTGCTCGGCCCCATCGGCGGCATCATGATCTGCGATTATTTTTTCATTCGGCGCCGCCACCTGAATGTGGAAGATCTCTATCGCCGGCACGGCGAGTACACCTATCGCAACGGCATCAACTGGAGGGCTGTGCTCGCGTTGTTTCTGGCAATTTTGCCCAATGTGCCCGGCTTCCTCAATGCCGCCACCGCACAACCCGTCTTCCCGGCGTTTTTCAATCAGATATACACCTATGCGTGGTTCGTGGGTCTGCTGCTGGCCATGGGTCTGTATTATCTTTTCATGCGGCAGGCAGTCCGGCAGCGACCGGCTTCATCATGA
- a CDS encoding cytochrome c has translation MKKKLLIMVLLMAGLCVAGFSQEQNATLHSRGKFLYEEYAGCASCHGFDGRGKVEGVTLNPPPPDLSNCGFNTREPRRDWFAVIARGGSARGLSMSMPAYGDVLTSAEIDTIISYLKTFCREDDWPPGELNFRRPHVTSKAFPENEAVLVPTYTAATTKAATTKMVYEKRWRSRGQWEIAVPFVHETGSSAATGLGDIELSAKYVLAYHAPSLFILSGGLETALPTADLQSIGLGNGVWKLSPYLAAARGFSNFYLQSSVKFEKPVHANEGESELRYNLALTVPLTREKKGFFPMLELNGITITDNGKTEWFVTPQLYIGLVRRGHIAFSLGSQIPVGRERPFDYRLMSFLLWEYADGGLWW, from the coding sequence ATGAAGAAAAAGTTGTTGATCATGGTGTTGCTGATGGCAGGACTTTGCGTTGCAGGCTTCTCCCAGGAGCAAAACGCCACACTCCATTCCCGCGGCAAGTTTTTGTATGAAGAATATGCCGGTTGCGCAAGCTGTCACGGCTTTGACGGCCGCGGCAAAGTCGAAGGTGTCACTCTCAACCCGCCGCCGCCCGATCTGAGTAACTGCGGTTTCAATACCCGCGAGCCACGCCGGGACTGGTTTGCCGTCATTGCACGCGGCGGCAGTGCCCGCGGCCTTTCCATGAGCATGCCCGCCTATGGCGATGTCTTGACCTCCGCGGAAATCGACACCATCATCAGCTATCTGAAAACCTTTTGCCGCGAAGACGACTGGCCGCCCGGCGAGTTGAACTTCCGCCGGCCGCATGTCACCTCCAAAGCCTTCCCGGAGAATGAAGCAGTGCTGGTCCCGACCTACACCGCTGCCACCACCAAAGCCGCCACCACCAAAATGGTTTATGAGAAACGTTGGCGCAGCCGTGGCCAGTGGGAAATTGCGGTGCCCTTCGTCCATGAGACCGGCTCATCCGCCGCCACCGGCCTGGGTGACATCGAGTTGAGCGCGAAATATGTGCTCGCTTACCATGCCCCCAGTCTGTTCATCCTCAGTGGCGGCCTGGAAACCGCCCTGCCCACCGCTGATCTGCAAAGCATCGGTTTGGGAAACGGTGTGTGGAAATTGTCACCCTATCTGGCGGCAGCCCGGGGCTTCAGTAATTTTTACCTGCAATCCAGCGTCAAATTCGAAAAGCCGGTGCACGCCAACGAGGGAGAAAGCGAACTGCGCTACAACCTGGCCCTCACCGTGCCGTTGACCCGCGAGAAAAAGGGCTTCTTTCCCATGCTCGAACTCAACGGCATTACGATCACCGACAACGGCAAAACCGAATGGTTCGTCACGCCACAACTGTACATCGGCCTGGTGCGCCGCGGCCACATTGCCTTCTCACTCGGCAGCCAAATTCCAGTGGGCCGTGAGCGGCCGTTTGACTATCGCCTGATGAGCTTTTTGTTGTGGGAATATGCCGACGGCGGATTGTGGTGGTAA
- a CDS encoding patatin-like phospholipase family protein — translation MKFWFRLVCSLAICWQAAPATAAQSEKPRPRVGLALSGGGAKGFAHIGVLQVLQEVGLPVDCIAGTSMGGIIGGLYAIGYSPDSLAALARKENWAELFNDAVTRRDLPMKEKPWDGRYLGTFPIRERNVQLPIALIAGQKVTALLARLTWRVGACTDFKQFPIPFVCVATDIETGEAVTLDHGHLPEAMRASMAIPTIFTPVRHGHRLLLDGMLVRNFPVTEVRQLGAEVVIGVDVGAPLATADKLTSVFSIIDQTISFRGAEINAQQRQQCDVLILPDLSGLGAASFDRADTLIQRGVVAARRVLPRLRALADSLAAFDQPAPRRRLPPADSVFVSELTVQGLRHVSHRLVMAEFGLRPPVWVNAMQVERAINRVYRSQFFERVSYRFEPRADGMRLIIEVIEKSADLFRLGLRYDTSSKAALLLNTVFHNRAEHGSTLSFDLRLGEQFEAAAQYYLHLGLFSHLGLRQRLNYGRTSLEIYSGSRTIARYRQRMAFAELALGSFFSNVLAAGLGARLESSHFTPEVVVPFFPERKTGMFALFGLLWLDTLDRAVFPTRGQALHLQSTAAYQRPGRRLQYLRHAVDWQGFYPLSRRLTLLQRVQLGSVSKGNPPLHDYFFLGGADSFLGYRPQELSDRNVQALQLGGQYEFMTNRFLSVRWNIGGVTPVWEWNFKRRRFLTGAGLSVGTPTVLGPIELTLMSSNRHPLLAHLNIGYKF, via the coding sequence ATGAAGTTTTGGTTCCGGCTGGTGTGCAGCCTGGCAATCTGTTGGCAGGCGGCACCTGCGACTGCGGCGCAATCCGAAAAACCGCGGCCCCGCGTCGGTCTGGCGTTGAGCGGCGGCGGTGCCAAGGGTTTTGCTCATATCGGGGTTTTGCAGGTGTTGCAGGAGGTCGGACTCCCGGTGGATTGCATTGCCGGCACCAGCATGGGGGGCATCATCGGCGGCTTGTATGCCATCGGCTACTCGCCGGATTCGCTGGCAGCGCTGGCGCGCAAGGAAAACTGGGCGGAACTTTTTAACGATGCCGTCACGCGGCGGGATTTGCCGATGAAGGAGAAGCCGTGGGATGGCCGCTATCTCGGCACCTTCCCGATTCGCGAGCGCAACGTGCAACTGCCCATCGCGCTGATCGCGGGTCAAAAAGTAACGGCATTGCTCGCCCGTCTTACCTGGCGGGTGGGAGCCTGCACCGATTTCAAGCAGTTTCCCATTCCCTTTGTCTGTGTCGCCACGGATATTGAAACCGGCGAGGCGGTGACGCTCGACCATGGCCACCTGCCGGAGGCGATGCGCGCCAGCATGGCCATCCCCACCATTTTCACACCCGTCCGGCACGGCCACCGGCTGCTGCTTGACGGCATGCTGGTGCGCAATTTTCCCGTGACCGAAGTGCGGCAGTTGGGCGCTGAGGTGGTGATCGGCGTCGATGTCGGCGCGCCGCTGGCCACCGCCGACAAACTCACTTCGGTGTTCAGTATCATAGATCAGACCATCAGCTTTCGCGGGGCGGAGATCAATGCACAACAGCGGCAGCAATGTGACGTGCTCATTCTTCCCGATCTCAGCGGTCTGGGCGCGGCCAGCTTCGACCGCGCCGACACCTTGATCCAGCGCGGCGTGGTGGCGGCCCGCCGGGTGCTGCCGCGCTTGCGCGCGCTGGCGGACTCGCTTGCGGCTTTCGACCAGCCGGCACCCCGCCGGCGTCTGCCGCCGGCCGACTCGGTGTTTGTAAGCGAATTGACGGTGCAGGGGCTGCGCCACGTTTCCCACCGCCTGGTCATGGCGGAATTCGGTTTGCGGCCGCCGGTGTGGGTCAATGCGATGCAAGTCGAGCGCGCGATCAATCGTGTCTACCGTTCGCAATTCTTCGAGCGTGTGAGCTATCGCTTCGAGCCGCGCGCGGATGGCATGCGCTTGATCATCGAGGTCATCGAAAAATCCGCCGATCTCTTTCGCCTGGGTTTGCGTTACGACACCAGTAGCAAAGCGGCGCTGCTGCTCAATACCGTTTTCCACAATCGTGCCGAGCATGGCTCCACCCTCAGTTTTGATCTGCGCCTGGGAGAACAATTCGAAGCCGCTGCCCAGTACTATCTGCACCTGGGTTTGTTCTCCCATTTGGGCTTGCGCCAGCGCCTGAACTATGGTCGCACTTCGCTGGAGATTTACTCCGGCAGCCGCACCATCGCGCGCTACCGCCAGCGCATGGCCTTCGCCGAGCTGGCGCTGGGCAGCTTTTTCTCCAATGTCCTGGCCGCCGGTTTGGGCGCGCGGCTGGAGTCCAGCCATTTCACTCCCGAAGTGGTTGTGCCCTTCTTTCCCGAGCGCAAAACCGGCATGTTTGCGCTGTTCGGCCTGTTGTGGCTGGATACGCTCGACCGCGCCGTCTTCCCCACCCGCGGCCAGGCGTTGCACCTGCAAAGCACCGCCGCCTACCAGCGCCCCGGCCGCCGGCTGCAGTACCTGCGGCATGCCGTGGATTGGCAGGGCTTCTACCCGCTCTCCCGGCGCCTGACATTGCTCCAGCGCGTGCAACTCGGCAGCGTCAGCAAAGGCAATCCGCCCTTGCATGATTACTTTTTCCTCGGCGGCGCCGACTCGTTTTTGGGTTACCGGCCGCAGGAGCTGTCCGACCGCAACGTGCAAGCCCTGCAACTGGGCGGACAATATGAGTTCATGACAAACCGTTTTTTATCGGTGCGGTGGAATATCGGCGGCGTTACGCCAGTGTGGGAGTGGAACTTCAAGCGCCGGCGCTTTCTCACCGGCGCCGGCCTGTCAGTTGGCACCCCCACGGTCCTGGGCCCGATCGAATTGACGCTCATGAGCAGCAACCGCCATCCCCTCCTGGCGCATTTGAATATCGGCTACAAATTTTAG